A window of Selenomonas ruminantium subsp. lactilytica TAM6421 contains these coding sequences:
- the mnmA gene encoding tRNA 2-thiouridine(34) synthase MnmA, whose protein sequence is MDKKTVAVAMSGGVDSSLTAALLLEQGYEVLGITMLLTEEGRSETVDVAAGEEPDCVRDAKKVAEALGIRHYVADFRQEFRKNVIDYFLDEYAKGRTPNPCVMCNPSMKFGLLLDKAKELGADFLATGHYARIGQLDNGRYVVKKGLDEHKDQSYALHRLPQPILQHILLPLGDMTKEHVRELAENMDLPVAHKAESQEICFVPHDDYKAFLRKHKPGCLHKGNIVNDAGDVLGRHEGVPLYTIGQRKGLGIAAPEPLYVHKLDVKRNEVVVGGNKSVFATGLLASDPNWIAIDKLEDGMEFGAKIRYGKREAKAKLSLQADGLLKVEFAEPQRAVTPGQFVVFYEGDVLVGGAMIEQPLGAQEKTK, encoded by the coding sequence TTGGACAAGAAGACAGTGGCCGTGGCCATGAGCGGCGGCGTGGACAGTTCCCTGACAGCGGCATTGCTGCTGGAGCAGGGCTATGAGGTGCTGGGCATAACCATGCTGCTGACGGAGGAAGGCCGCAGCGAGACCGTTGATGTGGCTGCCGGCGAGGAGCCGGATTGCGTACGGGATGCCAAAAAAGTCGCGGAGGCTTTGGGGATCCGGCATTATGTGGCGGATTTCCGGCAGGAGTTCCGGAAAAATGTCATCGATTATTTCCTGGATGAATATGCCAAGGGGCGCACGCCCAATCCCTGTGTCATGTGCAACCCGTCCATGAAGTTTGGCCTGCTGCTGGATAAGGCGAAGGAATTGGGGGCGGATTTCCTGGCTACGGGGCATTATGCCCGCATTGGCCAGCTGGACAATGGACGCTATGTGGTGAAGAAGGGCCTGGACGAGCATAAGGATCAGTCCTATGCCCTGCACCGCCTGCCTCAGCCCATCCTGCAGCATATCCTGCTGCCCTTGGGGGATATGACCAAGGAGCATGTGCGGGAGCTGGCAGAGAACATGGATCTGCCCGTGGCCCATAAGGCTGAGAGCCAGGAAATCTGCTTTGTGCCCCATGATGATTACAAGGCCTTCCTGCGCAAGCATAAGCCGGGCTGCCTGCACAAGGGCAATATCGTCAATGATGCCGGTGATGTGCTGGGCAGGCATGAGGGCGTGCCCCTTTATACCATTGGCCAGCGCAAGGGCTTGGGCATTGCCGCTCCCGAACCCCTTTATGTGCATAAGCTGGATGTGAAGCGCAATGAAGTGGTGGTAGGCGGCAATAAGTCTGTTTTCGCAACTGGTCTGCTGGCCAGCGATCCGAACTGGATTGCTATCGATAAGCTGGAAGACGGCATGGAATTTGGCGCCAAGATCCGCTATGGCAAGCGGGAGGCCAAGGCAAAGCTTTCCCTGCAGGCAGATGGCCTGCTGAAAGTGGAGTTTGCCGAACCCCAGCGGGCGGTTACGCCGGGACAGTTCGTAGTCTTCTATGAAGGCGATGTGCTGGTGGGCGGCGCCATGATCGAGCAGCCGCTTGGCGCACAAGAGAAGACGAAATGA